A stretch of DNA from Mus musculus strain C57BL/6J chromosome 6, GRCm38.p6 C57BL/6J:
ctctctctcccatattGCTTCATATTTTAATGCTGCTTACCAAGGTTCTTGGATATAATCTTTCTATATGATGAATTATTCTAGAGTTAAGAATCATCAACTCATAGCCATTAGAAACAGATACAAGACATTTCTTTTCATGAATCTCTAGGTCTCAAAAAATCTACTCATCTATAAATATCATGTCTTACTCAAAGTAAATCAAAGAAGTTTCCCATGATGTTAGGGTATATCTTAGGAATATGGGCATTCTCTACCACCAAGCTTCTTTCCATCAGTCTAAGGTCAAGCTACATACACAAAGTCTATGGTTCCAGCCTCCTTTCAAGAATCACCTGCTTTCCTTGTCCTTATCACCTACCCACAGAGTAGACAAATAGGGGAAAGATAGTGTAAGGGCTCTGGGAAGGGGAAACCCACAGGTGTGCTTGTATAGAAGCAGTGGGGGCCCTCCCCTTAGTCCCTACTTCTCCCTGAATTGGGGTATAAAGGCAGGCTTCCATCCAGGGCTCACTACCTTCTGCCACAATGAGTGCACTCCTGTTCCTGGCCCTTGTGGGAGCTGCTGGTGAGTTCCATGCTTTCACCTAGGTCTTGCTCTTCCTTCTAGAAGCCATGAACTTTACCACCAAGGCTGCTTTCCCATCCTATCTATACACCaatattttccttcttcctccagcaGCAGCTCTGCTTCCAATCTTCCATGCTTCTCTGTAAGCTTAAATTTCTTGTCCCTTCCACTGTAATTTATTATATGATCAGAGTCTAAAAAAGAAGGCATAGGGAGGTTCTATGAAATTAACCAGCAGACCTCCTGGAGATGAAGGTAAGTGTCTTGCTGTGATACCCAGGGACTGAGGTGGGGTACAGAGTAGCCACACCACAGCTTTCTCTTACTGTTCTGGGGCCAGAAGACTGGATTTTGGCTGTTAACTctcttttgcttttctgaagCCAAAACCTGATGGCTTCAGGAAATGGAGTTCTTCTGTTGTATAACAGCAggggattttaaaaagaaacttagtTACTTAGGCTCTTTACTCTTTAAGGGCCCTCCTGCTGGCCTAGATGGCCTCAAAGCTTATTAACTCTTTGTGagccagaaagaatgaaaaagtaTAAGAGAAagtcatgcacatacacacacacacacactcacacaaatacatcTGGTAGATGacttagaatgaatgtttttccttggttATTAATTTGTTCCAAGCATATTTCTCTTAGTACAATTTATGAAAGTTCATTGTACTACTTTTAATACagctttacttactattctatgaaGAGGAACATATTTTATTCTTGATTTGAGCTTTATTATGTCTTACTGGCAAAACAGCTAAAAACATCTTCTTAAACTTTCTTCCTgagattatttgaatcaaatcagtaATTCTATAAAGACATTAATAAaactaaacagcattaattcatgaaagtttatCTTTAAATTGATGGCAGGAAATTTGCCCCATAGGCTGAGATGATGCCCAAGAAACACGAGGCTATGAAATTatggcaggaaaggcatatcagcactAAGGGGCAAtcctgagacaaagtctcttgtGCTTATAGCTTGCAACAACACAAAATGGTGGACCACTTCCAGAAAACTCATTTGCTTGGCATAACCTTTCATACAAGGCTTGTGCCAATTAATATCTTAAAATTCTTACCTTATGTGTCTGGGACAAAGACTTGATATTAAGAAGGACACTTCTATTATAGATACACagacttttaaaatatcaaagtgATGTTAAGACTAATAAACATGCAGTATAATTAAAAACCAATAATCTTTGGTTataatatcaactaacctggaaccatgGGGCTTGCAGACCCTGAGTTACCAACCAGGGAATATGCTTAAGTTGGACCAACCCTATACATTTGTGCAGCTTGGTCTCATGTGGGACCCTTAACAAAGGGGACCTAGGATCAGTTTCTGAGCCCTGTCATTGTATCCCCTTCCTCACACCTGGATTACCTGGTTGGTTGTCAATGGGAGAGGATTtgccttgtctttctgggtcAAGAAGCCCCAGTAGGGAGGTACCCAAGGGGAGCTCCCTTTTTCTGAGGGGAAGGACACATGGCAAAGGGGAGGGATTTTTCAGGGAAGAATTGAGTAGGGAGAGGCTGTGATTGGGGAATTTTtatctagaaataaaaataaagaaataaggtaaataaataaaataacattacatTCTTCTCTCCGGTATAAGACCTACTCTCTATTTGTCATTAATATACAGACTTGACCTATAAAAGCTTGTAGGTACATAAATCTCCGCATACCCAGGACTTTTTCTAAAATAGTTCCAACCATCCTACCCACTTTAAGCACTGTTAGCCATGGGTGTCAATGAATGATGAGCTTGAGATCAAACCAGATAGTTGATTAGAAAACCATCTCTATGCCCGATTACTGCATGCTGAGAACATTGACTGTCCTTGTGCTGTCCTTCAGAATGGAGTCAACTACAGAGTGCTTTTCTATTGTCCTGCAGTGGTGAGGATCGCTGTATGTTGGACATACTGCCACATACCTACTGGGAATGCAATGATACCTTCTGTccttcaggtttttttgttttttgttttttatttttttattgttttgttttgttttgttttttactctttAAGGACACCTACCTACCTGAAAGCTGAGGGCTCCACTTTCCAGCACTTTGATGAATTGTCTTCTCATTGGTCTTCTTGTCTTTATTCAAGTTGCTTTCCCTGTGGATGATGATGACAAGATCGTTGGAGGATACACCTGCCGAGAGAATTCTGTTCCCTACCAGGTGTCCCTGAACTCTGGCTACCACTTCTGTGGAGGTTCCCTCATCAATGACCAGTGGGTGGTGTCTGCAGCTCATTGCTACAAGACGTACGTGATGGGTCCTGACTGTACAGAACATACATTTGGTGTTTCTAAGGGCATAGTATAAGATCAGCCTGTAACTGAGGGTATAGAGTGAATGGGTATAGTCAGACAAGTGAGATTACTTACTGCAACTTGTTCACAAGTTTGAATAGAATACAAAAACAGTATAGGAAGTCTTTTAACACATAAGCCATCCAAAATAATCAAGCATAGACATGATCAATGCAAGGAAAGTTGATTTTAGAGTAAAAAGAACCAAACATGAAGTCATGTAAACACGTTTACAAATAGTGACTGTGTATCCTATACATTGGGTGATAAACTCAATTTTAGGAGAGTGTGAACAATTTGTAAGCTTTTGAAAAGTTCCAATTTCAAATAATTTCACTATGTACAGAGCACTGGTGATAAATTTTGATACCAGAGAGTATAAGAACTGAACTTgcatcaaaataataaataaacaaataattaaacaatTAACAAACATacaagcaataaataaaaatgagatgtGAGACGTTCATCTTAAAAGGAACACAGGTATATTTTCTCACTATAAAAATGAATGCAGAAGCTGTCAAAGATTTTCACAACCGGTATCTGAGTCCTACAGCAAGAAATGGTATCAGAGTTTTCAAAAGAAGATAGGTtttgtcattcattttcttcacCAGTTATTTTTATACTCTACTAGGGCATGAGTAATACTGTCCCCCAAATGGGCTATCAACCTTCACAATGGGTTAAAATTATAAAGAGATGTTATTAAACTATAGACTGAACGGCCTGATAGTCTAGATTGAGACTTGTGAGGTTTATAGTCAGTAAAAGAGAATGAACCTCTTACAAAGTCTCAGATTCCCATTGTGAAGGTTCAGATACCACATACTGACCCTTCTGGTGGAAATGCAAAAGTACAGCTTTCTTCCAAAAGGAAACGGGGACTAAAAGTTCCTGTGTGTAGTGACCTATGACACAGCGGATGAAGAGAGCTTCAAATGACCTCTTAGTTCCTTAGCCCTGGATATTAATGAAGACCAATCTACACAGCAGTCATTCACCTCTGAAGAAAAGGAGAGTGTGATACTTCTGCAAGGTTTTGAAATCTACAGACACAAGAGTGAGGGGCCTGAGAAACTTGTGATGTCTTGAGTCAGAGAGTAACAGACTGCTGCATTCTTCTCTTCCCAACAGCCGCATCCAAGTGAGATTGGGGGAGCACAATATCAATGTCCTGGAGGGCAATGAGCAGTTTATCGATGCTGCCAAGATCATCAAGCACCCCAACTTCAATAGGAAGACCCTGAACAATGACATCATGTTGATCAAGCTCTCATCCCCTGTGACCCTCAATGCCAGAGTGGCCACTGTGGCTCTGCCCAGCTCCTGTGCACCTGCTGGCACTCAGTGTCTCATCTCTGGCTGGGGCAACACTCTTAGCTTTGGTGGTAAGTAGGACCTATCATGTCTCCTactacccttctctctctctctctctctctctctctctctctctctctctctctctctctctctctctctttctctctccactgcAATTTTGCTGAACTCACTGGTGTCTAGATTGTAAATATATTGCAAGTGCAGTACAAGTACACATTTGAACTAAAAATGAACTGATCCCCAGAATGCTGGCCAGGCACATGCAGAATGTACTATTATTATCTCAGGAAGGACATCAGCAGTGCATATTGTGGAATCAAAAAGCCATAGTTTCTAAGTGAATGTTCATATCTCAGGAAACAGTCCATTGCTTGCCAGCTGGTTCGATGCTGGCTTGTTGTGTCGATACAGGAGTCTtcactcttttcctttcctcacaGTCAGTGAACCAGACCTGCTCCAGTGCCTGGATGCCCCACTGCTGCCTCAGGCTGACTGTGAGGCTTCCTATCCTGGGAAGATCACTGGTAACATGGTCTGTGCTGGCTTCCTAGAGGGAGGCAAGGATTCCTGCCAGGTGATTGCCACTCTCCACTTATGCAGACCTCAGTTCTGGGAGTTGAGCTTCAAAGCCTAGTGGTGTGAGACAGAAAGTGTGCTGTGGTGTTGTGGTGAATGAGGAGTAaggggatctttttgcatttcaacaAATTAGTTAGGATAGCAGGTGGGCTGTGGAGATAAAGAAATGTTAACATGAGAATAAACAGGTATTGAGCTTACTATATGCAGCCCTATTACACATGCCCTTACTAATACACTGTGTTCCTCTTTCCCAGGGTGACTCTGGTGGCCCTGTGGTCTGCAATGGAGAGCTCCAGGGCATTGtctcttggggctatggctgtgCCCTGCCAGACAATCCTGGTGTGTACACCAAGGTCTGCAACTATGTGGATTGGATTCAGGACACAATTGCTG
This window harbors:
- the Prss1 gene encoding protease, serine, 1 precursor, with protein sequence MSALLFLALVGAAVAFPVDDDDKIVGGYTCRENSVPYQVSLNSGYHFCGGSLINDQWVVSAAHCYKTRIQVRLGEHNINVLEGNEQFIDAAKIIKHPNFNRKTLNNDIMLIKLSSPVTLNARVATVALPSSCAPAGTQCLISGWGNTLSFGVSEPDLLQCLDAPLLPQADCEASYPGKITGNMVCAGFLEGGKDSCQGDSGGPVVCNGELQGIVSWGYGCALPDNPGVYTKVCNYVDWIQDTIAAN